In Cheilinus undulatus linkage group 14, ASM1832078v1, whole genome shotgun sequence, a genomic segment contains:
- the LOC121521156 gene encoding cysteine-rich venom protein ENH2-like has translation MTSSTFCGENMFLSTHKTSWYDIINAWYNEINNWSYSKGSINGGTVGHFTQIVWYRSFEVGCGMAYCPHITFKYIYVCQYCPAGNYDVAYPYEVGEPCDACENYCDDRLCSK, from the exons ATGACCAGCA GTACGTTCTGTGGAGAAAATATGTTCTTATCCACCCACAAGACAAGCTGGTATGATATTATAAACGCCTGGTACAACGAGATCAACAACTGGAGCTACTCAAAGGGATCCATCAATGGTGGCACTGTCGGACACTTTACACAG ATTGTCTGGTACAGGTCTTTTGAGGTTGGTTGTGGTATGGCCTACTGTCCCCACATAACATTTAAGTACATCTACGTCTGCCAGTACTGCCCAGC TGGAAATTATGATGTAGCTTACCCCTATGAGGTAGGAGAGCCCTGTGATGCCTGCGAGAATTACTGCGATGACCGACTGTGCAGTAAGTAG
- the LOC121521154 gene encoding cysteine-rich secretory protein 2-like, giving the protein MCLIKDLGLPSKRIEGSNGVSSSEMTEIVNKHNELRRNVQPTASNMLKMSWNSEAAANAQKWASTCAMKHSTKVSRKISSSGCGENLYLSKKRDSWSDAIQSWYDEVNDWRYGEGSINGRVVGHFTQVDWYRSNHIGCGMAYCPNTDYKYFYVCQYCPPGNYELTKPYKKGPSCGDCPNDCEDGLCTNPCRYTDRYGNCAFLKKRYGCRHRTVAAWCPATCKCITEIA; this is encoded by the exons atgtgccTAATAAAGG acTTAGGCCTTCCATCGAAGCGTATTGAAG GGTCTAATGGGGTCTCTTCCTCTGAAATGACTGAGATTGTCAACAAACATAACGAACTGAGGAGAAATGTGCAGCCTACTGCTAGCAACATGTTGAAAATG AGCTGGAACAGTGAGGCTGCAGCCAATGCTCAGAAATGGGCCAGCACCTGTGCCATGAAGCATAGCACAAAAGTCTCCAggaagatcagca GCAGTGGCTGTGGAGAGAATCTGTACCTGTCCAAAAAGAGGGATAGCTGGAGCGATGCTATTCAGTCCTGGTACGACGAGGTGAATGACTGGCGTTATGGAGAAGGATCCATCAACGGGAGAGTTGTCGGGCACTTTACACAG GTTGATTGGTACAGGTCAAACCATATTGGCTGTGGAATGGCCTACTGTCCTAACACCGACTACAAATACTTCTATGTCTGCCAATACTGCCCACC TGGAAACTACGAGCTCACTAAACCCTACAAGAAAGGACCGTCTTGTGGTGACTGCCCCAATGACTGTGAAGACGGACTCTGCA CCAACCCTTGCAGGTACACTGACAGGTACGGCAACTGTGCTTTCCTGAAGAAGAGGTATGGCTGTCGCCACAGGACTGTGGCTGCTTGGTGTCCTGCAACCTGCAAGTGCATCACTGAGATCGCTTAG
- the LOC121521153 gene encoding cysteine-rich venom protein-like, producing MAPYSLIFVCVFSLFAAVQVPGTSALMFVSATQCLCGSEIKWDLGLRLKRNDGGSGVSSSEITEIVNKHNELRRSAEPTASNMLKMSWNSEAAVNAHKWASTCSMRHSTKGSRKISSMGCGENLYMSKQRDTWSDAIQSWYDEVKDWHYGEGSFTGRDVGHFTQVDWYRSNHIGCGMAYCPDSDYTYFYVCHYCPPGNYQLYEPYKKGPTCGDCPDACEDKLCTNPCGYFDMYGNCADLKKKYGCHHKSVAAWCPASCKCTTEII from the exons ATGGCTCCGTATTCTTTGATCTTCGTCTGTGTCTTCAGCCTTTTCGCTGCTGTTCAGGTGCCTGGCACCTCTGCGCTCATGTTTGTAAGTGCAACTCAATGCCTCTGTGGTAGTGAAATCAAATGGG ACTTGGGCCTTCGCTTAAAGCGTAATGATG GAGGTAGTGGGGTCTCTTCCTCCGAAATAACTGAGATTGTGAACAAACATAACGAACTGAGGAGAAGTGCGGAGCCTACTGCTAGCAACATGTTGAAAATG AGCTGGAACAGTGAAGCTGCAGTCAATGCTCATAAATGGGCCAGCACCTGCTCCATGAGGCACAGCACAAAAGGCTCCAggaagatcagca GCATGGGCTGTGGAGAGAATCTGTACATGTCCAAACAGAGGGATACCTGGAGCGATGCTATTCAGTCCTGGTACGATGAGGTGAAAGACTGGCATTATGGAGAAGGATCCTTCACTGGGAGGGATGTTGGGCACTTTACACAG GTTGATTGGTACAGGTCAAACCATATTGGCTGTGGAATGGCCTATTGTCCTGACAGCGACTACACATACTTCTATGTCTGCCACTACTGCCCACC AGGAAACTATCAGCTTTATGAACCCTACAAGAAAGGACCCACCTGTGGTGACTGCCCTGATGCCTGTGAGGACAAACTGTGCA ccaatccctgtgGGTACTTTGACATGTATGGCAACTGTGCTGATCTTAAGAAGAAGTATGGCTGTCACCACAAGAGTGTGGCTGCCTGGTGTCCTGCCTCCTGCAAGTGCACTACTGAGATCATTTAA